A stretch of DNA from Variovorax paradoxus:
GGCACCAAGGGCCGCGACCTGGACTCGATTTACAAGACCGCCTGGAAGGAAGGTCTGAAGACCACCTACTACCTGCGCAGCCAGTCGAAGCAGAAGGCCAAGGGCGAGCCCGCCATGCCGGCCGCGTCGGCCCTGCCGCAGCCCGAGAGCGCGAACTTCTGCAGCATCGACAACCCCGATTGCGAGGCTTGCCAATGAGTTCGACGGCGACAACCAACGCGCGTCGCCTGGCCTTCGGGCCAGAGGACAAGCTCATGAACATGAGCCGCGTGAAGTACCAGTGGGCCGTCGACATCCACGAGGAGATGGTGGCCAACTTCTGGACCGAGAAGAAGGTGCCGATGGGCGGCGACAAGCAGTGCTACCTCACGCAGTTGTCGCCGCAGGAGCGACGTGCCTATGACCTGGCGTTGGCGTTCGTGTCGAACTTGGACGGCATTCAGTTCAACAACCTGATCCAGAACATCGGGCAGCACGTGACGGCGCCGGAGGTGAGCGGGGCGCTCGCACGCCAGGCCGCCGAAGAGTACATGCACGTCCGGGTCTACCAGACCATGATCGAGGCCGTGTCCCTCAACCCCGAGGAGATCTACCTCGCGTTCGAGAAGGACGGCCTGCTGGCCCAGAAGAACGCCTACATCATGGGCCAGTCGGACATCCTCAAGGGTGACCCTACGCCGGCCAGCTTCGCGCGGGCCATCGTGGGCAACTTGATCCTGGAGGGCATCTACTTCTACAACGCCTTTCTGGTGTTCGGGTCGCTCGCGCAGAACGGGAAGATGCTGGGCAGCGCCGACAACATCAAGTACATCGCGCGGGACGAGGGTGGCACCCACCTTGAGCTGTTCTCGCACATGCACGGGACGTTCCGCGAAGAGAACCCGCACCTGTACGACGCCCAGTTCTACGCGGACGCGGAAGCCCTGTTCCGTGGCGCGGTGGAGCTCGAGTGCACGTGGGGCAAACACATGGTCGGCAGTGGCATCGCGGGCCTGACGCCTTCGATGATGGACGCCTTCCCAAAGCACTTGGCCAACCTGCGCTGGCAGATCGTGAAGCCTGGCGCACCCGACCTGTACCCGGGCGTGGTGAGTCCGGCGCCGTGGTTCTTTCAGTTCTTCAAGGTCAACGGCTCGCGCCAGAACTTCTTCGAGACCACCGTCGTGGACTACGACCAGAGCGGCCTCGAGTGGTGATGGACGGAGGCCAGCCTATTTGGGCAGGCCTTTGTCCTTATTGATTCTTTCCACCAAGAGCTTTAGACGACCTTCAGACTGATCGAATATTTTGTTAAGCGCGTACTCCAATACGTCATACACGTCATTCACGTCCTCGCGCTTTGGTTTATCTCCGTGGTGGCTGCCCGCGTTCCCGAGATACTTTACTGCGAGTAAATGGTCCATGACGTTCACGTGCTCTTTGGGAATCCGCTTTATTCGGAAGTGAAGGTCCATTCGCTTTCCGTCTGGCCATGTGTCGACTACCTTCAAATGGTCCATCAGTGCCTCGACGGCCATGCGGGCCGAATTCAAGGAAGCGCCGGGATTGCAAAAGTACATTGAAAATGATGTGCGAAGGTGGCCTGCTACATCTTCAGGGCATTCTTTCGGTACATCCATCAACACCAATGGTGGGTCAAAGTAGGTTGGAAAGAACTGATCGACATAAGCCACGTCCATCTCTTGATCCCTTTCGTTAAAGAACTGGACCTGTTCCACTTCTCCCCAACCTAGACAGCTAATCCTTTCTCCGCACGTGGCCCGGCTGCACGTGAGGAAGCACACGAATTGATATCTCACCCAATCGTAGCCAGCGTCTGGGATCGATTGGTCTCGCCGACTTTCAGCTGTGTGATCGAACTGAAAGGCCTTCGGGTCGAGTGTTAGGTTGCCCGATTTGCAGACAGGACAGCGCCAATCAGGGACTTCCTCGATACGAAGGTGCTTGTTGAAAACTCGCCGGTCCATTGATACGTCCTTAACGTTGATCTGCCGCTCAATTGTGTCATGGAGGGTGAGTTGAAGGGCTTGTGAACACTATAATGTGTGTAAGCACTGAGTAATAGTTCTGCTTATTTCAATTTCAATCAGCTACAGGAGTAATCCACACCCATGTCCGACATCAAGAAATTCACCGGCTTCCTGTCGAGCGACGGCAAGACCCACAACACTCAGAAGGCAGCTGTGACTCACGAGCTGGAGCTCAAGACGAAGAAGGCTCTGGCAGACAGCTTCGGCGACAAGTGGGTCTACAACGGCGAGGACCGCCTGGAAGATCAATCAGGCACCCCGCTCGACGCGTTCCTGTACGAGAACCGCGATGCGGTGCTGGCAGCGCTGAGCCAAGAAGTCCTGCTGCGCAAGAAGCGCACGCCGAAGGTGAAAGCCACCACGCCCGCTTCGGCTCAAGCTCCAGCCAGCGCGCCGTCGGCACCGCCCGCGGATTCGACACCTGTCCGTCTGCAAGACGGCATCTTCGACGCTGACTCCTGATCGGGCGCTCCTGACATGAGCATCGAAGCCAAAGTCATCGCCAAGTCGGTAAGCGTCAAGGGCAAGGTCATTACGACCTTCCAGCTGCGCTACCCGCGCTTCATCCACGCGGAGTTCATGACTCACCGCATGTTCAGCCGCAACGCCAGCTCGAGCCGCGCCATCCCTGTGGCCAAGATCATCGAGCAGATCCGAAACGAGCCGGCCATGCCGATTCACTGGGGTGCGAACCAGCCGGGCATGCAGGCGGATGCAGAGCTCGAGGGCTTTCTGCGGAACGATTGCGTTCAGGCATGGCGCGATGCAGCTCACCAAGCGGCCGACATCGCCGAATACATGGTCGAGCGCGGCCTGCACAAGCAAGTCGCCAACCGCATCCTCGAGCCCTTCGCGCACATCAGCGTGATCGTCACCGCCACCGAGTGGGCCAACTTCTTCGAGCTGCGTGACCACCCGGACGCTCAGCCGGAGATTCGCGCGCTGGCTGCGGCCATGTTGAATGCAGACAAGGACTTCGGAGGCCCCGAGCGTGTTTTGCATTCGCCGGGCAGCGATTACCTGGATGCCCGCTGCTGGCACCTGCCGTACACCACCGAAGCTGAACGCTATTTGCTGGCCGACCATGCCGACATGCTCTGCGCGATGTCAGCGGCTCGTTGTGCGCGTGTCAGCTACCTCACCCACGACGGGCAGGAGCCTGACCAGGACAAGGACCTGGCTCTGTTTCAGCGCCTGGTCGGCTCCGCGCCGCTGCATGCATCGCCCATCGAGCACCAGGCCTGCGGCTCGAACAACCCGTATCGCCAGTCCCGCAACTTCCGGGGCGTAGTGCAGTTCCGCGAGCTGTACGAGCTGAAGCTCCTTTCGTCGTTCGATTTCTCCACCGCCACTACCTGAAAGGCAACACCATGACCTCCACCGTTCTTAAGTTCCTGCGCCCGGCCCTGCAAGTCGCCGGTGTCGTTAAGAAGCCGGCCCCCACGACCGTCGACGGCGTGTTGGGCGCCCTGCAGCGCACCATCGTCGACCTGGACGCCGTGCGTGAAGCCAAGTGCGCTGAAGCCGACAAGCACGGCTCTGACGCGGCCGAGAGCCTGTCGAAGTCCAACGCCGCAACCCGTGAAGCAGCCCGCGCCGCGGCAGTGCACGAGAAGCTGAGCGCGCTGGTCGCCTGAGAAAGCAACGTGGCGACTACTTATCCTGGGCGGTAGGGTCGTAGCCGGCACCGATCTTGGCCTTGTCAGCAGCGGAGTAGGTAGCGCCACGTGCCTCTCTCGCCTCCATCGACGCTTTGGCGGCCTCGGGGCTATTCACATGCTCCGTTGCCATGCCTCCTCCTGAAACGGTCCAGCCATAGGGATTGCCGGGGCTTCCCTGCGAGATTGATCCCGAAGATTTAGCGCTTGTAGACGACCCCCCGCCGCTTTGTGCGGCCTTATTTTGCGCGTTCCTCTTCGCGACACTGCCGTCGGCGTGTGTGCTGAACGGCGTCAGTAGGGCCGCAATGCTGATGAAGCAAGTCGCCAGTTTCATGTCTCTCTCTCCTCGCTCCAAATCGGAGCGATCCATCATGTTCGATGGCTGGGTCGAGAGTAACTACCCCAATCAGGGGTTGACATTTTTCGGTCCTAGTGCTCGGAGCCGCGCGGCCAAACTCCGCGTGGTCATCACAAATCTGAAGGATCGGGGTCAGAGAGTCCCGGGTAGTTGAGCTTTTCCAATCGTTTGATGGTCTCTGCCAGAGCTTCTTGCGCTGCATTTTCCTTCCACCGCAAATGCTCAAAGCGCATCTGGACGGCGGCGGACCCCTCTGGAAGGACCGACGCGAACTCTTGCCTCTCACGGGTTGCGTGAGTCGCCAGGGTTTCGAGCGATTTGACCTTGGCAGTTAGTAAATCAAATGCCCGCTGATGGCGGAGTGCTTCAGCTTGTGCCTCGTATTGTCTGTAGGCGTAGTAGACAGTCGCGACGGCGCCAATGAACGTCAAAAATGCCAGCACTGGGTTCATCAAACCCCCGACGAAATCCCCGAGCTGCCCCAACGTTGCCGCTGTAGGTTCAGGGGCGGCCGCTGGGTCGTAGACCTTGGCCATGAAGCTCGAAATCAAGATGATGTAAGCCATGATGAGAGCAACGATAGTCACGCCGATCCCCACGCCCAACGGTGTCCATTCATCCGACTTTGCTTTTGTTTCTTTTGCCATTCGTTTCTCCTCACCGCATGGCGCGGCGGCAGCGACTATATGACGAGAGGATGGTCGCCGATCCCTACAATGCTTTAGACAGTCAGTAATTACTGTTCCACGTGGAACAGGAGCTGGACTGCCAGGCAAAAAAAGTCCTGCGGTTCAGCGCTTGTATAAGCACTTTTCACCACAGCAAGGAAACCATGAGCAATTTTGAACGAGTGTCCGACATGAACGTCGCTTTCGGGAACCCCAAGGGTGACCCGGCGCGCATTGACTTCGACCGCGTGCGCAAGCAGTGCCTGAACATCCCCGACGAGGTAGGCGAGCTGTTCATCGCGTTGGGCGCCAACCCCGAAGAAGTGAAGGCAGCAGTCGCCGCATTGAAGACTGCGGGCGCGTCTGTGGTCTCGAAGGTCGCCCCGGATGAAGTTCGCGACGCGCTCTGCGACATCCACGTCTTCGGCTACGGCGCCCACCACATGATGGGCGTGAACGCCGACATGGATATGGCAGCGGTAGTCAGCGGCGTGATGACGCGCTTCATCAAGAACGCCGACGACTTGGCCGCCACGGTGAAGCTGCATGCCGACAAGGGCGTCACCGAGGTGTACTTCGAGGGCGACTATCCGACCATGGTGATGAAGAGCGCAGTCGACCAGCCGGACGCCCCGAAGGGCAAGTTCCTGAAGTCCGCCAGCTACCAGAACACCGTGTTCCGGGCGCTTCCCGAACAGGCGGCCTGACCATGAACCTGGCCCTTGTGGGCGCACATCGCACGGGCAAGTCCACGCTCGCCCGTGCGTTCGCGCAGAAACACGACATTCCGTTCGTGCAGACCGGCGCGACCGAGGTGTTCAAGGCGCTCGGGCTCGACCCGAAGGCCGAGTACCCCATCGCCGAGCGCATCGCGATCCAGGCGGCGATCCTGAGCGCCTTCGAGGCTCAGTGGCTCGACGCCATGGCCCGCAGCACCTTCTTCATCAGCGACCGCTCGCCGATCGATCTCGCCAGCTACCTGCTGGCGGACGTGACGCGCCAGACGCTGACCGGACAGCCGGAGGTTGCCAAGGCTGTGAACTACTACGTGAAGCGCTGCATCGAGTCGGCCAACCGCTTCTTCGCGACGATCGTCCTGGTTCAGCCTGGCATCGCGCTGGTGGAAGAGGAGGGCAAGGCTCCGGCGTGCCCCGCGTACATGGAACACCTGAACGCGCTGCAGCTGGGCCTGCTGACCGACTCCCGGCTCGAGTCGCGCAACTACAGCATCCGTCGCGGCTACCTTGACCTGGACGTGCGCATCCAGTGCCTGGAAAACTGTCTGCGCGCCGCTCAGGACAAACACTACCAAGTGATCGGCAAGCGAATCGAAGAAGGGTCCATTGCCTTGCACTGATAGTGTGTCACTGCTGACTATAATGAAAGGGCGCTGCACAGATGATTTCCGTGCAACGCCCTTTTTAATCGAGTAAGTCACTACTTACAGTTATTCAAATATGACCACAGCGACACCGATCCCTGACATCCGCGAAGAGCTTGAGCGCAAGACGCTCGATGAGCTGGTGCGGATCTCGAGCTTCGCGCAAGAGCAGCGCATCGAGGAGGGGGAGTTCTCGCTGATCGCCAAGTCGATCTGGGCCATCACCAGCGGGCTCATCGCGACGGACAGCGCCGAGCTGGTCGCCCGCGCCGCTGACCAGTTCACCGGCCCGACCCGCAAGGCGCATTTCCTGAAGGCCGGGGACGTCTGCACGTTCGCCTGGAACCCCGAGAAGGACGACTACGTGCTGGTCAAGCGTCCGCTGGGCAAGGCACCCGTCCCCACCCTCGTGAAGGCCGAGCGCGACGCGCGCACCGCCATCTTTCAGCCGGCCTTCGATGCGCTGGCGAAGGCCGGCTGGACCCGTCTCTGATTTCGCAACCACCAAGGAAACCACAACCAATGTCCATCTTTGAATCCGTTCGCGACCTCGTTGTCGTGAACTCCGATCACCACGCGCTCAAGCTGAGCATCGCGCTGCGCGACGGACCCGTAGGCGACGTGAACAAGGCCTACGCAGGCAACGCCGAAGCCGGCCACTTCTACCTGTACCGCAACGAGTCGGTGCCGGGCATGGTGATGGAGACGGTGTTCTCGCCGAAGCACAAGGACGGCATCACCAGCGTCTACCAGGAGCACCGCATCTTCGAGTCGGGCAGCGAGCTGCTGCGCAAGCGCGCCGCACTGGTTGCCGCCCTGGCCGCCGAGTACGGGCTCCCGCACGAATCGATCGGCATCGACGACGCAGCCCGGGGCCGCCAGATGGCACTCACCGAGCTGTCCACCGGCCAGCTGATCGACCTGCTGCAGGACCGCGCACGCGGGGGCATCGTGACCATGAAAACCGACAACTACGCCACCGGCGTGGACAAGGCGCTGGCATGAAGTTCCTCGCTCTGTTCCTGCTCGTCGCGATCGTCGTCACCGGGCTGGGCAACCGCTCGGTCCGCAACGAGGTGTTCGGAATCGTCCGGTTCTATTGGCCCGCCATCGTGATCGGTGTCATCTGCGTCTTCGTCGCTTTCGTCCTCGCTTACAGCGGCGAAGCCATCCGCCTTTTCTAAACCGTTTCACATCAAGGAGAACCCATGAAACGAATCTTCGCCTCCCTCGCCACCATGGCACTGGTCCTCATCGCCGGCTGCTCGCAGATCGACAGCGGCAACGTGGGCGTGTCCACCACCCGCGGCAAGATCGACCTGGCTGAACGCTCGCAAGGCAACTACTTCACGCCGATCGAGACGCTCAGCGAGTTCACGACCAAGGAAGTCTCGTTCCAGGTCAACGACCAGAAGCCCAAGTCCAGCGACAACCTGACCATGGCCGACATGGACGTGGACATCTACTTCAAGGCCAACCCGGCCATGGTGGCCGACACGGTCCTGAAGTACCAAGGCGACGTGGTCAAGCACAAGGACATCGTCGCGGGCAGCAAGTCGGACAACCTTGTCGCGGGCTACTCGCGTCTGAGCCGAGAAGCGCGCGAAGCGATCTACAGCGCGGTGGCCTCGTTCCCTGCGACCACCATGCACACCAAGCGTGCCGAGCTGGCCACCGAGATTCAGAAGCGCCTTCAATCCGAGCTGGACAAGACCGACAAGGACGTGTGGCAGGTGACGGGCGTCAACGTGCGCAACCTCGTGACCGACCCGGCCATCGAGACATCCATTCGCCAGACGGCTGAGCGTGACCAGCAGATTGCCCGTGCGAACAAGGACAAGGAGCTCGCTCAAGTCGTGGCCGCCAAGAACCTGATCGAAGCGCAGGGCCAGGCTGCAGTGAACGAGACCATCAGCCGCTCGCTGAGCCCGCAGCTGATCCGCCTGAAGGAGATCGAAGCACAGCAGGCGTTCGCTGGTGCCGGCACGCACACCGTCGTCATGGGCAATACGGCCGGCTCGCTGGTCAGCATCGGGAAGTAAGGCATGAAGAAGACCACCCTCGCGCTGGTCTTCGCCGCCCTGGCTCTGGCCGGGTGCGGCAAGGACGACACGATCCAGCCGATGAACATGGGGCAGGGCAGTGAAGCACCGCATGCACCTGTCGCACCCGTCCAAGCCGCTGCACCGCAGGGCGACAACGGCTGGCTCTGGGGTGTGGGCGGCTACCTGCTCGGCCGAATGACCGCGCCCAAGGCCACGCCGCAGCACGTCCCAGCACCTGCACCGGGGTTCGCCCCGCAAGCTGCAGCACCGCAGCAGCCGAAGCGCTCGTGGTTCGCGCCAACCCCGCGCCCGAACGTGCCCAACGTGGTCCCGAAGGCTCCCATGGTGAGCACGACGCCGAAGTCGTCACCGATCCCCGTGCCCTCTGCAGCACCGAAGCCGAGCTATTCGGGCCCGAGCTCCTACAAGGCGCCCAGCTACAGCTTCAAGCCATCTGCGCCGCGCTCCTCGCCCTCGCGCAGTTCCTCCAGCTCGTCGCGTCGCTGACGGGCCGAACCGGGGCCAACGCCCCGATTCGATCATTGATTTATCGCAACTTTTAGGGGTTCTCGCATGCTTCTCAACACCAAGGGCCGCACCGCGTTCGAGGCGCTGACCGCATGAGCCGCAGTCTCGCCGCCTTTTACGACAGCGAGTCGACCGGCCTCAAGCAGGAAGACGGCCACCGTCTCATCGAAGTCGCTGCCCACATCTACGACCTGGACAGCAAAGCCCGCGTTGGCCGCTTCGTGCAACGCATCAACCCGCAGCGCGGCATCGACCCCGACGCGCAAGCGATTCACGACATCGCCTTCGACGAGCTCATCAACGAGCCGACGTGGGAGGAGGTCGGCCCGAAGCTGTCGAAGATCCTGAGCGCCTGCACCTACGTGGTCGCGCACAACGGCGAAGGCTTCGACCTCCCGTTCACCTTCCGGGAGTTCATCCGCATCGGGGCGCCTGTGCCCAAGGTCCGAAGCATCGACTCGATGCTGCAAGCGCGCTGGGCGACGGGCGATGGCTCGCTGCCCAACCTGAAAGCCCTGTGCTTCGCCTGCGGCGTCGACTACGACCCAACCCAGGCTCACGCAGCCGACTACGACGTGGACGTCATGGCGAAGTGCTTCTTCAGCCAGGTCGACCGCGGCTTCTTCACCCTGCCCACCGAGTACTACGAGTTGCCACCCCTGACGGTGAAGAAAGGAAAGAAATGAACCAGATCCTGCAGGACAAGTTCCTCCAGCTGCCCGAGATCCAGCAAGCCGCCGTGCAGGCGGCGACGATGGTCGAGGTCAAGATTCTCGAGCTGCGTCGCGGTCCGATGCCTGAACACCAGATCGAGCGCGCGTTGGCCGATCACCGCAAGAAAGCCCACGCGATCCTGTCCCCTGAGGCTCGGCTGGTCGTGGAGGGCGCGTTGCGCGACTACGGCATCCTGAAGCTGGGCCACGTGCCGGCGCCCGCCGGCATGACGGACTGGTCGAAGAACGGCGGGGGTGCTCCAGCATGAAGCGCACCCTTTTCTGGCTCAAGGCCGTGCT
This window harbors:
- a CDS encoding ribonucleotide-diphosphate reductase subunit beta, translated to MNMSRVKYQWAVDIHEEMVANFWTEKKVPMGGDKQCYLTQLSPQERRAYDLALAFVSNLDGIQFNNLIQNIGQHVTAPEVSGALARQAAEEYMHVRVYQTMIEAVSLNPEEIYLAFEKDGLLAQKNAYIMGQSDILKGDPTPASFARAIVGNLILEGIYFYNAFLVFGSLAQNGKMLGSADNIKYIARDEGGTHLELFSHMHGTFREENPHLYDAQFYADAEALFRGAVELECTWGKHMVGSGIAGLTPSMMDAFPKHLANLRWQIVKPGAPDLYPGVVSPAPWFFQFFKVNGSRQNFFETTVVDYDQSGLEW
- a CDS encoding DUF4145 domain-containing protein, with protein sequence MDVAYVDQFFPTYFDPPLVLMDVPKECPEDVAGHLRTSFSMYFCNPGASLNSARMAVEALMDHLKVVDTWPDGKRMDLHFRIKRIPKEHVNVMDHLLAVKYLGNAGSHHGDKPKREDVNDVYDVLEYALNKIFDQSEGRLKLLVERINKDKGLPK
- a CDS encoding FAD-dependent thymidylate synthase, with protein sequence MSIEAKVIAKSVSVKGKVITTFQLRYPRFIHAEFMTHRMFSRNASSSRAIPVAKIIEQIRNEPAMPIHWGANQPGMQADAELEGFLRNDCVQAWRDAAHQAADIAEYMVERGLHKQVANRILEPFAHISVIVTATEWANFFELRDHPDAQPEIRALAAAMLNADKDFGGPERVLHSPGSDYLDARCWHLPYTTEAERYLLADHADMLCAMSAARCARVSYLTHDGQEPDQDKDLALFQRLVGSAPLHASPIEHQACGSNNPYRQSRNFRGVVQFRELYELKLLSSFDFSTATT
- a CDS encoding AAA family ATPase translates to MNLALVGAHRTGKSTLARAFAQKHDIPFVQTGATEVFKALGLDPKAEYPIAERIAIQAAILSAFEAQWLDAMARSTFFISDRSPIDLASYLLADVTRQTLTGQPEVAKAVNYYVKRCIESANRFFATIVLVQPGIALVEEEGKAPACPAYMEHLNALQLGLLTDSRLESRNYSIRRGYLDLDVRIQCLENCLRAAQDKHYQVIGKRIEEGSIALH
- a CDS encoding SPFH domain-containing protein; its protein translation is MKRIFASLATMALVLIAGCSQIDSGNVGVSTTRGKIDLAERSQGNYFTPIETLSEFTTKEVSFQVNDQKPKSSDNLTMADMDVDIYFKANPAMVADTVLKYQGDVVKHKDIVAGSKSDNLVAGYSRLSREAREAIYSAVASFPATTMHTKRAELATEIQKRLQSELDKTDKDVWQVTGVNVRNLVTDPAIETSIRQTAERDQQIARANKDKELAQVVAAKNLIEAQGQAAVNETISRSLSPQLIRLKEIEAQQAFAGAGTHTVVMGNTAGSLVSIGK
- a CDS encoding 3'-5' exonuclease yields the protein MSRSLAAFYDSESTGLKQEDGHRLIEVAAHIYDLDSKARVGRFVQRINPQRGIDPDAQAIHDIAFDELINEPTWEEVGPKLSKILSACTYVVAHNGEGFDLPFTFREFIRIGAPVPKVRSIDSMLQARWATGDGSLPNLKALCFACGVDYDPTQAHAADYDVDVMAKCFFSQVDRGFFTLPTEYYELPPLTVKKGKK